A region from the Chlorocebus sabaeus isolate Y175 chromosome 27, mChlSab1.0.hap1, whole genome shotgun sequence genome encodes:
- the RNF4 gene encoding E3 ubiquitin-protein ligase RNF4 isoform X2, whose amino-acid sequence MSTRKRRGGAINSRQTQKRTREATSTPEISLEAEPIELVETAGDEIVDLTCESLEPVVVDLTHNDSVVIVDERRRPRRNARRLPQDHADSCVVSSDDEELSRDRDVYVTTHTPRNTRDEGATGLRPSGTVSCPICMDGYSEIVQNGRLIVSTECGHVFCSQCLRDSLKNANTCPTCRKKINHKRYHPIYI is encoded by the exons ATGAGTACA AGAAAACGTCGTGGTGGAGCAATAAATTCTAGACAAACCCAGAAGCGAACTCGGGAAGCAACCTCCACCCCCGAGATTTCCTTGGAAGCAGAGCCCATAGAACTCGTGGAAACCG CTGGAGATGAAATTGTGGACCTCACCTGTGAATCTTTGGAGCCCGTGGTTGTTGACCTGACTCACAATGACTCTGTTGTG ATTGTTGATG AAAGAAGAAGACCAAGGAGGAATGCTAGGAGGCTGCCCCAGGACCATGCTGACAGCTGCGTGGTGAGCAGTGACGATGAGGAGTTGTCCAGGGACAGAGACGTGTATGTGACTACCCACACTCCCAGAAACACCAGGGATGAGGGCGCTACAGGCCTCAG GCCCTCGGGTACTGTCAGTTGTCCTATCTGCATGGATGGATACTCTGAG ATTGTGCAGAATGGACGTCTCATCGTTTCCACAGAGTGTGGCCATGTCTTCTGTAGCCAGTGCCTCCGCGATTCCCTGAAGAATGCTAATACTTGCCCAACTTGTAGGAAAAAGATCAACCACAAACGGTACCACCCCATTTATATATGA
- the RNF4 gene encoding E3 ubiquitin-protein ligase RNF4 isoform X1 encodes MLRKRKRRGGAINSRQTQKRTREATSTPEISLEAEPIELVETAGDEIVDLTCESLEPVVVDLTHNDSVVIVDERRRPRRNARRLPQDHADSCVVSSDDEELSRDRDVYVTTHTPRNTRDEGATGLRPSGTVSCPICMDGYSEIVQNGRLIVSTECGHVFCSQCLRDSLKNANTCPTCRKKINHKRYHPIYI; translated from the exons atgctgagaaag AGAAAACGTCGTGGTGGAGCAATAAATTCTAGACAAACCCAGAAGCGAACTCGGGAAGCAACCTCCACCCCCGAGATTTCCTTGGAAGCAGAGCCCATAGAACTCGTGGAAACCG CTGGAGATGAAATTGTGGACCTCACCTGTGAATCTTTGGAGCCCGTGGTTGTTGACCTGACTCACAATGACTCTGTTGTG ATTGTTGATG AAAGAAGAAGACCAAGGAGGAATGCTAGGAGGCTGCCCCAGGACCATGCTGACAGCTGCGTGGTGAGCAGTGACGATGAGGAGTTGTCCAGGGACAGAGACGTGTATGTGACTACCCACACTCCCAGAAACACCAGGGATGAGGGCGCTACAGGCCTCAG GCCCTCGGGTACTGTCAGTTGTCCTATCTGCATGGATGGATACTCTGAG ATTGTGCAGAATGGACGTCTCATCGTTTCCACAGAGTGTGGCCATGTCTTCTGTAGCCAGTGCCTCCGCGATTCCCTGAAGAATGCTAATACTTGCCCAACTTGTAGGAAAAAGATCAACCACAAACGGTACCACCCCATTTATATATGA